From Plectropomus leopardus isolate mb chromosome 4, YSFRI_Pleo_2.0, whole genome shotgun sequence, the proteins below share one genomic window:
- the LOC121942094 gene encoding ATP-dependent RNA helicase DDX39A, whose translation MAETDVDNELLDYEEDEEPQGAPESGTPALKKEVKGSYVSIHSSGFRDFLLKPELLRAIVDCGFEHPSEVQHECIPQAILGMDILCQAKSGMGKTAVFVLATLQQIEPVDGQVSVLVMCHTRELAFQISKEYERFSKYMPSVKVSVFFGGLAIKKDEEVLKKNCPHIVVGTPGRTLALIRQKSLSVKNIKHFVLDECDRMLEQLDMRSDVQEIFRVTPHEKQVMMFSATLSKEIRPVCRKFMQDPMEVFVDDETKLTLHGLQQYYCKLKDSEKNRKLFDLLDVLEFNQVVIFVKSVHRCVALSQLLVEQNFPAIAIHRGMAQEERLSRYQQFKDFQRRILVATNLFGRGMDIERVNIVFNYDMPEDSDTYLHRVARAGRFGTKGLAVTFVSDEADAKTLNEVQDRFEVNVAELPEEIDISSYIEQSR comes from the exons ATGGCTGAGACCGACGTTGATAATGAACTTCTGGACTACGAAGAGGATGAGGAGCCCCAGGGAGCCCCTGAGAGTGGGACCCCGGCACTCAAGAAAGAGGTGAAGGGGTCTTACGTATCCATTCACAGCTCAGGCTTCAGAGACTTTCTCCTCAAACCAGAGCTGCTACGTGCCATCGTTGACTGCGGTTTTGAGCATCCCTCAGAAG TCCAACATGAGTGTATTCCACAAGCTATCCTGGGCATGGACATCCTGTGTCAGGCCAAGTCTGGTATGGGAAAGACAGCCGTGTTTGTACTGGCCACCCTGCAACAGATAGAACCTGTGGATGGACAG GTGTCTGTCCTTGTAATGTGCCACACACGAGAGCTGGCCTTCCAGATCAGCAAAGAGTACGAACGCTTCTCCAAGTACATGCCGAGTGTCAAGGTGTCAGTGTTCTTCGGCGGCCTGGCCATTAAGAAGGACGAGGAAGTGCTGAAGAAGAACTGCCCTCACATTGTCGTTGGAACGCCAGGACGTACTCTGGCCCTCATCCGTCAGAAATCTCTCAGCGTAAAGAACATCAAACACTTTGTGCTTGACGAGTGTGACAGGATGCTGGAGCAGCTGG ACATGAGGAGTGACGTCCAGGAAATCTTCAGGGTGACACCACACGAGAAGCAGGTTATGATGTTCAGTGCAACGCTCAGCAAAGAGATCCGCCCAGTCTGCCGCAAGTTCATGCAGGAT CCCATGGAAGTGTTTGTGGATGATGAGACCAAACTGACGCTCCACGGCTTACAGCAGTATTACTGCAAGTTGAAGGACAGCGAGAAGAACCGCAAGCTTTTCGACCTGCTCGATGTCCTTGAGTTCAACCAG GTGGTGATCTTTGTTAAGTCAGTGCATCGCTGTGTGGCTCTGTCCCAGCTGCTGGTGGAGCAGAATTTCCCTGCCATTGCCATCCACAGGGGCATGGCGCAGGAGGAGCG ATTATCTCGGTACCAACAGTTTAAAGACTTCCAGCGGCGAATCCTGGTTGCCACCAACCTGTTTGGCCGAGGCATGGACATTGAGCGAGTCAACATCGTCTTCAACTACGACATGCCAGAGGATTCTGACACATACCTTCACAGA GTGGCCCGTGCTGGCAGGTTTGGGACCAAAGGCCTGGCCGTCACTTTTGTGTCTGACGAGGCCGACGCTAAGACCCTGAACGAAGTCCAAGACCGTTTTGAGGTCAACGTCGCAGAGTTACCAGAGGAGATTGATATCTCCTCCTACA tcGAACAGTCCAGATGA
- the LOC121942095 gene encoding CCN family member 1-like: MAFLIYLTVLTTAVITQVTASCPSVCDCPAEPLVCPPGVSTVPDGCGCCKVCAAQLNQDCSPMRPCDHHKGLECNYGNDVTMAWGICRAKSEGRTCEYNGRIYQNGESFRAGCKHQCTCIDGAVGCAPLCTNKLPPASPSCPYPRLVRVPGQCCFRVDCHKGTWQLPPKHQVPPPKQHLPRRQHQPENNELANELADVKSSGWESDHGYKHLPELNHLKCPVQTTDWSQCSRSCGMGVSSRITNKNPQCKLERETRVCTVRPCHGLTVPAKRGKKCSPTQKAPEPIRLSYGECLSVRLYRPNYCGVCLDGRCCSPRRTRTIPVTFVCPDGEHFQKSAMFIQSCKCSDDCGYLNEVALPPQQWMYGDTHQFID; this comes from the exons ATGGCTTTTCTGATCTACCTGACTGTATTGACAACAGCCGTCATCACACAG GTGACTGCTAGCTGCCCATCAGTGTGTGACTGCCCTGCAGAGCCCCTGGTTTGCCCTCCAGGAGTTAGCACCGTGCCAGATGGATGCGGGTGCTGCAAGGTGTGCGCCGCACAGCTCAACCAGGACTGCAGCCCCATGAGGCCTTGCGACCACCACAAAGGGCTGGAGTGTAATTACGGCAACGATGTGACCATGGCCTGGGGCATCTGTCGAG CAAAATCAGAGGGACGCACATGTGAGTACAACGGCAGGATCTACCAGAATGGTGAGAGCTTCCGTGCCGGCTGTAAACACCAGTGTACCTGCATCGACGGCGCCGTTGGCTGCGCTCCTCTCTGCACCAACAAGCTGCCTCCGGCCTCTCCATCCTGCCCGTACCCACGGCTGGTCAGGGTTCCCGGGCAGTGCTGCTTCAGGGTGGACTGCCATAAGGGCACCTGGCAGCTTCCACCTAAACatcag GTGCCTCCACCGAAACAACACTTGCCCAGACGTCAGCACCAACCTGAAAATAATGAGCTAGCCAATGAGCTTGCAGACGTTAAGTCCAGCGGCTGGGAGAGTGATCATGGCTACAAACACCTGCCTG AGCTGAACCATCTTAAGTGTCCAGTCCAGACTACCGACTGGTCACAGTGCTCCCGCAGCTGTGGAATGGGCGTTTCTTCTCGCATCACCAACAAGAATCCTCAGTGTAAGCTGGAGAGAGAGACGCGAGTCTGCACCGTACGGCCATGCCACGGCCTGACAGTCCCAGCCAAG AGAGGGAAGAAGTGCTCCCCAACACAGAAAGCCCCGGAGCCCATCCGCCTGTCTTACGGAGAATGCCTGAGTGTCCGCCTCTACCGGCCTAACTACTGCGGCGTGTGTTTGGATGGACGCTGCTGCTCGCCACGCCGCACACGCACCATCCCTGTGACCTTTGTTTGCCCTGATGGAGAGCATTTCCAGAAGTCTGCCATGTTCATCCAGTCATGTAAATGCAGCGATGACTGTGGTTACCTTAATGAAGTGGCCCTTCCTCCACAGCAGTGGATGTACGGAGATACACACCAGTTCATAGACTAG